The genomic window acacactcgatatgaacacacacataacatctAATAAAAGACTAATGCATTCATAgcttatccacacacacatgacacagtcATGGTAGTGTTATCTTATACTCTAATGCCATTGTCTCATTGTCTTGGATTGCATATCTATAGTCGAACGGAGTTTGACAGTCAACctgtcctctctgctgtctcaggTGAACCGTATACGTGCACGAAACCGGATCAACGTGCACGGCAGTGACGTGCCCGACCCGCTGTGCACGTTTGCAGAGTTGCAGTCTGAGTACCGTCTGAGCCCGCGGGTCCTTCAGAACCTGCGAGAGGCGGGGCTCACCTCCCCGACACCCATACAGATGCAGGCCATACCGCTGATGATGCATGTGAGGAGACACACGCGACACAATCCTCTGTTTCTGTTGACTGTGTCCGtttagaccagtggttctcaaccctgggccccagggaccccctgtcctgcatgttttagatgtttccctgctccaacacacctgattcaattgAATGGTGGTTATTTGGCTTCTGCACCCATTCATTTAATGGGGCAGTGGGACATCTaacacatgcaggacaggggggtccCTGAGACCAGGGGTGAAAACCACCGGTTTAGACTAACTTTACACTGTTGTGACTTAAAAATCAAGTAGAATATTCAAAATATTGATTTCTGACATACATTTTCCTCTCGTTTTGCCCCCGTGCTTCAACTGCTGCTTCTTGACCGTGACGGTGTGTTTGTCTCAGGGTCGTGAGATCCTGGCGTGCGCCCCTACAGGTTCAGGGAAGACCCTGGccttctgtctccccctgctggcCCACCTCCAGCAGCCAGCCAATCTGGGCTTTAGGGCTGTCATCATCTCCCCCACCAGAGAGCTGgccagccaggtacacacacactaacgcaggtgcacacacccaaacacggaCGTTTACGCACACGCACATAATTATGCTCGCTGACACACTAACCTAcactcagtcacacaaacatactcacagacacaccaacataaactcagacacacacatacacacaaacatattcacAGACACTGCAAAGCTCCTGTGTTGCTAGGTGGTCGGTGGTGTACGGCTGACTAACTGTTGTATTTAGACCCACAGAGAGCTGGTTCGTCTGTCGGAGGGGACAGGCTTCAGGGTCCACATCATCGACAAGGCGTCCATGGCCGCCAAGAGATACGGACCTCAGTCCAGCAAGAAATATGGTACGCCGTTACACCGCCATACTCGCACACTCTCTATCGCAGGCTTTCTCTTtcgcactctctccctcactccctacctccttctctccatagaTATCCTGGTCAGTACTCCTAACAGGGTCGTCTTCCTCCTGAAACAAGATCCTCCAGCACTGGACCTTAGCAGGTAATTAACCAcctcaatatgtgtgtgtgtgtcccaaacAAGCTGTCCTTCAGCGCCTCGCAAGCTCTTGCACCTTGAagtcatatatgtgtgtgtgtcagtgtggagtGGCTGGTGGTGGACGAGTCCGACAAGCTGTTCGAGGACGGCAAGAGTGGCTTCAGGGAGCAGCTGGCGGCCGTGTTCCTGGCGTGCTCCGGTCCCCGTGTCCGCCGGGCGCTCTACAGCGCCACCTGTGCCGCGGACGTGGAACAGTGGTGCCGCCTCAACCTCGACAACCTGGTCTCGGTCAACATCGGGCACAGGTACGCTACCTACAACTCTCGTCCTATCAGGACTACCGCTTGTTAAGCACTCAGGCTCTGGGAGTAGAAGACCTCAAGGCTACCAAGTTGAAAAAAGCGGAGTCATTAACACCCCTTTCGGCCATTTTGTTTCCCTACAGGAACACGGCGGTGGAGACGGTAGAACAGGAGCTGCTTTTTGTGGGGACAGAGAATGGAAAACTACTGGCCATGAGGGACATCATCAAGAAGGTAGGCAGCGCCAAGGAGAAGATGGAGCCGAAACATGAGCGAGGGAAGAAAGTTCCTTCAGCTTGGCGGAACGATATTTTCTACGCAATAggttgatgaggaggatgtgACGTTGCAAAAGGAGCATTTCATCATTCTCCCTCGGTTTTGTTGTGCTCttccactttctttctctccttctttctcttggtCAGGGGTTTCTGCCACCCATGCTGGTGTTTGTGCAGTCGATAGAGCGAGCGCGAGAGCTCTTCCATGAGCTGGTGTACGAGGGCATCAACGTGGACATCATACACGCCGACCGTACACAGCAGCAGGTACGCACACAGGAAGGACCACGCCTGCACACCTCTTCAGGGTTGAGCCATTGTAAAACATTCACTACCAAGTGGTATTCTCATACTTTCTCTTTTTGTATGCATCTCTTCacttttctctctttatttttctccttcgctctccttctccctctcagaGGGAGAACGTCGTGAGTAGTTTCCGCTCAGGAAAGATCTGGGTGTTGATCTGCACAGCCCTGCTGGCCAGAGGGATCGACTTCAAGGGCGTCAACCTGGTGCTGAACTACGATTTCCCCACCAGCGCCGTGGAGTACATCCACCGCATCGGTTAGTCCCTTCCGTACGGCCTCAACGTCCGGTCTAGTTtgggctcctgtgtgtgtacattaccCATGACACCTACGTGTACCCTTCAaaactcctctcctcatctctctcctccgtctctcagGGCGAACGGGCAGGGCCGGACACACAGGGAAGGCAGTCACCTTCTTCACGGAGAACGACAAGCCGCTGTTGCGCAGGTACAGCACAAAAGGGATTTAATCGCTGCCAACACAGACATCTCCTTTTTTCACTTTAtaatcttctccctctctctccctccctccctgaagcATTGCCAACGTGATTAAGCAGGCCGGCTGTCCTGTACCAGACTACATGGTCGGCTTCAAGAAAATCCACAGGTGACCTTTAGACAGGAACACTTATTCACTCTGCTATCTAAGTGATGGTAGAGGAACTAGGAGCAGATACTGTATAATATCTTTTTGAACAATATTGTCTGTATaataaatgtcacaatgttaTTCTAATAATACAGGTTTAAACTAGGGCTGTGAAAGTTGACAAATAAGCTTTAAAATCTCACCAGTTGTGAGAATAAACTCTAAATGTTTTTGAGTTGTGTGGCCCTAATACTTTAACTAGGATGGCAACTAGCAAGCAATGGATAAGGAAAATGGTATTGGGAATGGCAGGTTCAGATACAAAGCCCTGTCAGATGGATCTGTTGACAAGAACAGTTATAGTTGCAGATACTGTCGATGTAAATTGAGTTACCGCCTAGTCCTACATCTACCAGTCTTCTACATCTACCAGTCCTACATGTAGTCTTAAGTACCATTTGCTGGCCAAGCACACATCTTATACAGCTAGACCCATTAGCCCAAAAACATGGTTGATAGTGTGCAAGGGAAACCCATTTGCAAACCTACCATCAACTTTCAACAGCAACAGCTAGATGGGTAGCTGGCAGGCCAATTAACATTGTGGAGCCTGGTGAAATCATTTGGCTTGCATCCTACAACTGCACTTACAAATGACCTTCTAGAATGAGCGAGTGATCTTTGATCTATACCGATGTAATTTAACAGTTTAGTTTAAACATGATTATTCATGTATTAACCAGTtgtgatgtttttgtgtgtgcagtaagGTGAAGCGTCAGCTGCAGAAGAGGCCTCCCAAGAGGAGCACCATACGCACCACGCCAAGCTTCCTCctaaagaagggagagagacaaggagagaaggCCCAGACGAAGAAAGGAGGACATCAGCAGAAGAAACAAGGTCAGAGAAGCGAAGAAAAAGTCAAGAAGAAGGGTGATGAAcacaaaaaaggaaagaaagtgcagaagaatggaggaggagcagggggaaacCCAGTTGTCAAAAAGCTGAAAAAAGGcctggcgccctctgctggagtCAAGGAGAAGAGGTTCGTTTAAGAGCTTAGAACACTGAGATGCAGCAGTCTGGGTCACTGTATCCCTAAAAATGATTAAAGACTTTTAATAAGACTAATATTTTTAAATGTGATTTCTGTTTTTGTTGTAAGGCTGTTCAAGCAATTTACAGacttttctgtatttcctcacaGGAAAAAGGTGAAGAAAGCCACGGCAGAGAATGGACAAGCTGCTTGAGAGCATGGGCCTAGCATGGTGCTAGTCGTGGGCAAGATGAGAGGACGAGACAGACTGACTTGTATATGAGGACACTGCTCTGTTTCCTTTGCAACCAATGTTGCTGCCTTTTCTAATATACTTCATGGACTTTTTATGAAGAACTCAATAAATTGGTGTAAATTGTTTAACAAAGGTTAACTTGTATGTTCTTAAAACATTTTCACTTCTTCTTTCCACTTGATCAGTCAGCTGACATGCTTAGCTAAAGTCTATGTATTTGTTTTGGTGACAAAGCATGCAAGAATTCAATATGTTAAGGAGAATATTCAATTCCACAAACAAACATGTATTTTCTGGAGGTTACCCCTAGCTGGGTCCCACCATGACTTGGGGTTTGAGCTTCACATAAAGCTTGACTGCTGACTCCATCTATCTTCACTAAAATGCCCCATTACAGTACTGTAAGAGCCCAATAATCTCAACTTaatatttgtgttttgtatatatttgtgtttgATATCATATACAAAATGAGTAGAACAAAATTTTATTTGATGGAGCCTACAGACTTTTTTTGCTGCTATATAGCCTGTCTGTCAAGGGTCAAGTGAAGGTTATACAAATGTTGGTCATGTGTGGCATGATAACATTATTTTTTGTAATGAACCAATGAAACGTGGGAATCGCAGAAAAccagtcatttttacatttcaaCTATGGAGGAACCTATTGGATAAATGTGTTCACTCCTCTGTAGTACACCCAACAAATATTGTGCTAGTTTTCAAGAATTTGAGGCTGGTTTTGAGCATTCATTGTGCTGGAAATGTTTGCTGGACCTGGCAAAccttagcctgggtgccagccaaacttagcccacccacaaaaaaatttggggttgcggttggggaaaaactatgtccgaacaagagctgtttggaccaatcaaattgtcagggcgggctttatacgacaaaggacagatgatcaacagtaacctaatcaaccacatcaccaaagagcgcttgggttgaattcgttttcaacaaacaacatactacgttgctctgattggttgtaggtctatccaattgagcgaagatgCATTTTTtgtccgggttcggttgaaacacgccccatactcacagcccaacggagcggtatcagactcatattctgaccagaattatgagtatgacaacgtcaggctaggcAAACCTGCTCACACGGACGACTTCATATGACTTCTACGCATGGGCAGCGCTAGGGAGaggctagcaggtgcttcagcacccccagcaaagaccaaagcaccccgatagcaccccccaaaatattgctcatttattaatagtatcaggcccggagtggccatcgggagaatcgggagaattcacggtgggccgctctgcccgctcataCATTGGGGCATcagatcgcctgctttctctttgttttttcacacactgAATAAAACGATATgtgttaagttactgtgtgactgataagtaagctaataggctaaattaggttttaatctaaataaGCGCATGATCAGAAGGtgccaggggcgttgttagaaaTAAAACTACTGGGGCataggcccctattcatatccctttttttttcttccaagcgtgctgcacacaatgcactactcgtctatagaaactccccttgcttaacgcactatac from Osmerus eperlanus chromosome 19, fOsmEpe2.1, whole genome shotgun sequence includes these protein-coding regions:
- the ddx52 gene encoding probable ATP-dependent RNA helicase DDX52; translation: MDAFDLFRKLGAGAKFDFKRFGKDAERFKVVRPQGKDGSSDILSGIDFFGTGVTNLGSQSRAVEEEKEGEDDEQGEDGETSVSGKRKLRVEQTAAKKKKKCRFGETEDQNNGQPGESQGEGIRWTSSLDRNTKDLQKEGQEKTSLKRMKQLHKEKVNRIRARNRINVHGSDVPDPLCTFAELQSEYRLSPRVLQNLREAGLTSPTPIQMQAIPLMMHGREILACAPTGSGKTLAFCLPLLAHLQQPANLGFRAVIISPTRELASQTHRELVRLSEGTGFRVHIIDKASMAAKRYGPQSSKKYDILVSTPNRVVFLLKQDPPALDLSSVEWLVVDESDKLFEDGKSGFREQLAAVFLACSGPRVRRALYSATCAADVEQWCRLNLDNLVSVNIGHRNTAVETVEQELLFVGTENGKLLAMRDIIKKGFLPPMLVFVQSIERARELFHELVYEGINVDIIHADRTQQQRENVVSSFRSGKIWVLICTALLARGIDFKGVNLVLNYDFPTSAVEYIHRIGRTGRAGHTGKAVTFFTENDKPLLRSIANVIKQAGCPVPDYMVGFKKIHSKVKRQLQKRPPKRSTIRTTPSFLLKKGERQGEKAQTKKGGHQQKKQGQRSEEKVKKKGDEHKKGKKVQKNGGGAGGNPVVKKLKKGLAPSAGVKEKRKKVKKATAENGQAA